The genomic region AGATATGGGGGGTAATTTTTGCCGAGTTATCCACTCAAAATATGAGAGAGCAGAAGAGCTTATCGACAACTTCAAAAGTACTGAAGGTAACGATGATGAAGTTACCATTGCAGTCTCAGTTGATATGTTAGACACCGGTATAGATGTACCTGAATGTGTTAACTTGGTCTTTGCTAAACCTATAAAATCAAAAGTGAAATTTTGGCAAATGGTAGGGCGTGGTACACGTTTATGTGAAAACTTGTACGGACCTGGAGCAGATAAAAAGCACTTCCTCATCTTCGACCACTGGGGCAACTTTGAGCATTTCAAAATGAACCCAGATGAGGATGAAGGAACGCAAAGTAAATCTTTGGCGCAAAAAGTATTTGAAGCCAAATTAGTGCTTGCCGTCGAAGCGCTTAAAAAAGCAGAGATGGAAATCTTTGCCGACGTTATACCGCAGATTAAGGCAGACATTGACTCTCTAAACGATAAAACCATCGGTGTACGCGAGAAATGGAAACTAAAAGCACAGCTCAGTGAAGAAAAACGGTTAATGCAGATGGCGCCAGATACTAAAGCGTTACTCTTTGATGAAATGGCACCTCTGATGCAGTGGAAGAAGACTACTGGTGAAAGTGAAGCGTTGCGTTTAGACCTGCAATTCTTACAATTGCAACTCACCAAACTGCAGCAGCCAAGTAAAGTTGAGTTAGAGGCACCGCCGATCTTAGACAAAGTCATCAGTCTGTCAATGCATCTCAATGAAGTGCGTAGTAAAGCGGCAACGATCAAGCAGATTCAACAACCCAACTATTTGAGTGATGCCGATTATTTTGCGGTAGAAGCGTGTCGTCATAATTTGCGCACGGTTATCCATTTACGCGATAAAGGCGCAGCGCCTCCTGCTCCGAAAACGCCCATTATTGACTTGCAAGAAGATTCAGGGCTGTATGAAACGCAAGAGATTAAAACCGACATCATCACTGTGGATTACGAGATCTACCGTCAAGAAGTTGAAAAAACACTGACACCATTGTTTGAATCTAACACTGTGCTGCAGAAAATACGTGGCGGGCAAGCGGTGACAGAAGCTGATTTATCAACACTGAATGCATTAGTGCATACACAAAACCCAAATGTGGATTTACATACACTCAAAGAGTTTTTCCCTGAATCAACCGCCGAATTAGACCAAATTTTACGAACGATTGTAGGGATGGATGAACAACAAATTGAGCATGAATTTACCGCATTCGTTCAACAAGTTCATACTCACTTGAACGCAAGACAGCAGCGTTTTATCGGTATGCTCAAGAATCACTTATGTCGTTATGGCAGCGTTGATATTGAAGCTCTCTATGACGCACCATTTAATCAAATTGACGATGCGGGATTAGACGGAGTGTTCCCGAACCCAGCGCAGGCAGATGTAGTTGAACAATTTGTGCGTCGCTTTAGCGTGCATTTGGGTAATAAACACTCAAGCGTCGAGAAAGCAGTGAATTAACCCTTTGGCTAAAACAGTAAGCTGATTACACTACACCCATTAAAACCAGCGGCTATTACCTTGAATTAGGGCCTTGAATTAAGGCTCTGAATACCCCGCTGGTTGCTCCCGAACTAGCTTTGCCAAAGAACTAAGCAAGCAGTAAAGCGAAAAACTAAGAGAATGAATAATGATTACATCAGGCGCATTAAAGAGCCAAATTGACAAGCTATGGGAAGAATTTTGGACGGGTGGGATCACCAACCCTTTAACCGTCGTTGAGCAAATTACTTATTTGATGTACGCCCGCATGCTAGACATGAACGAGCGTAACGACGAAAAACGTAGCGCACGAACGGGCAACCCATTTAATCGCCGCTTTCCAGACAATAAACAGCACATTCGTTGGGAAAACTTCCGTCATCTTGGCGCAGAAAAGTTATACCCACTAGTAAAAGACGAACTCTTTCCGTATTTCAAAGAACTCACGTCTGATGACACGCTGTTTGCAGACTTTATGAAAGATGCGCAGCTAATGATCCAAAAGCAATCGCTATTGGTTAAAGCGGTTGAGTTGGTGAGTGAGCTGCCGCTAGAAAACAAAGATGTGAAAGGTGACTTGTACGAGTACTTGCTTTCTAAACTAACTACCGCAGGTATTAACGGTCAGTTCCGTACACCGCGTCATATTATTCGTGCCATGATTGAAATGCTCGATGTAGAAGAAACGCACCGAGTGTGTGACCCAGCCTGTGGTACGGGTGGTTTCTTATCTTCGACCTACGAATACCTGCTAGAAAAGTATTCATCACCTGAAGGTGTGGAGAAAGAACAAGCTTTTGACACGGAAGGCAAGCCTGTTTTAGATGTGTACGGCAATCCGGTATTTAATCACTTGTATGCAGGAGATTTGCTAGAAAACCGTGCTCATATCGATTACGACATGTTCCACGGCTTTGATTTTGACTCCACCATGCTCCGTGTAGCGGCAATGAACTTGGTGATGCATGGTGTTAAACAGCCAGATATTCACTACCAAGACACATTAAGCCAAAGCTTTATGGAACGCTTCCCCGATGAGGCAAAAAATGGCTTCGATATCATCCTAGCCAACCCGCCATTTAAGGGCAGCCTAGATGAAGAAGATGTTGATCCTGCGATTCTAAAAGTTGTGAAAACCAAAAAGACCGAGTTGCTCTTTGTTGCGTTGATTCAACGCATGCTTAAGATCGGTGGTCGTAGTGCGACGGTTGTACCTGATGGTATTCTATTTGGTATCTCTAAA from Vibrio gigantis harbors:
- a CDS encoding type I restriction-modification system subunit M, with the protein product MITSGALKSQIDKLWEEFWTGGITNPLTVVEQITYLMYARMLDMNERNDEKRSARTGNPFNRRFPDNKQHIRWENFRHLGAEKLYPLVKDELFPYFKELTSDDTLFADFMKDAQLMIQKQSLLVKAVELVSELPLENKDVKGDLYEYLLSKLTTAGINGQFRTPRHIIRAMIEMLDVEETHRVCDPACGTGGFLSSTYEYLLEKYSSPEGVEKEQAFDTEGKPVLDVYGNPVFNHLYAGDLLENRAHIDYDMFHGFDFDSTMLRVAAMNLVMHGVKQPDIHYQDTLSQSFMERFPDEAKNGFDIILANPPFKGSLDEEDVDPAILKVVKTKKTELLFVALIQRMLKIGGRSATVVPDGILFGISKAHQALRKHLIEDNQLEAVISLPSGVFKPYAGVSTAILIFTKGGSTENVWFYDVQADGKSLDDKRTPIKENDLPDLVKQYKAYQAAVMTGESIEQWSDKTKKAFLIAKEDIKANKYDLSIKKYKEVVYQQDSYEEPKVVLGKLKALENEILTDLNELESML